A genomic stretch from Nocardia wallacei includes:
- a CDS encoding MBL fold metallo-hydrolase, whose protein sequence is MWKICKTCAVEHEAAAELCRICSDERQWVPAAGQQWTTLPELAAAGHAVRIRELEPDLFGLTVDPGIGIGQESHLIRTPAGAVLWDVTGYVDDQAARQVRELGDIVAIVPSHPHHYGVQVEWSRALGGVPVLVAEPDLEWVARPDPVIRPWTDRVELLPGLTLRQLGGHFPGSAVLHWAAGAGGRGVLFSADTMQANPDRTSVAFLRSYPNRIPLSPAVVDRVARTAAEFEFDRLYDNFGKTLDCDARAAIRRSADRYIAWVRGDFDHLT, encoded by the coding sequence ATGTGGAAAATCTGCAAGACCTGCGCGGTGGAACACGAGGCCGCCGCCGAACTCTGCCGGATCTGCTCGGACGAGCGGCAGTGGGTGCCCGCGGCCGGCCAGCAATGGACCACCCTGCCCGAACTCGCCGCCGCGGGCCACGCCGTGCGGATCCGCGAACTCGAACCCGACCTGTTCGGCCTGACCGTCGACCCGGGCATCGGCATCGGCCAGGAGTCGCATTTGATCCGCACCCCCGCGGGCGCGGTGCTCTGGGACGTGACCGGTTACGTCGACGACCAGGCCGCCCGGCAGGTGCGCGAACTCGGTGACATCGTCGCCATCGTGCCCAGCCACCCGCACCACTACGGCGTCCAGGTGGAGTGGAGCCGGGCGCTCGGCGGTGTCCCGGTGCTGGTCGCCGAGCCCGACCTGGAATGGGTGGCGCGCCCGGACCCGGTGATCCGGCCGTGGACGGACCGGGTCGAGTTGCTGCCGGGGCTCACGCTGCGGCAGCTGGGCGGTCATTTCCCGGGCAGCGCGGTGCTGCACTGGGCCGCGGGCGCGGGTGGGCGGGGCGTGCTGTTCAGCGCCGACACCATGCAGGCGAACCCGGATCGCACCTCGGTGGCGTTCCTGCGCAGCTACCCGAATCGAATCCCGTTGTCACCGGCGGTCGTCGACCGGGTCGCGCGGACGGCCGCGGAGTTCGAGTTCGACCGGCTCTACGACAACTTCGGCAAGACCCTCGACTGCGACGCCCGCGCGGCGATCCGCCGCTCGGCCGACCGCTATATCGCCTGGGTCCGGGGCGATTTCGACCACCTCACCTGA
- a CDS encoding MCE family protein, whose protein sequence is MTRGLRKPLLGFGAFAVVAVLVTLIIWNTLSRNVTGPTTGYTATFGDVLGLRVDDDVRMAGVRVGKVTAIGLARDPVTRKHVARVRFEVQRNQRLYSDTKALVRYQNLIGQRYVALAPGNQPDSTPLRAGGEIPLARTEPSFDISALLGGFQPIFETLRPEQVNDLSNTLVLALQGDRVSLSTFIVQAAAVATDFQRRDAILADVIANLSGIMQGLAARGTELETLVTQTRALIGGLYEQGRSLLSSTEQIAVASEALVHTVDRVRPTLDPAQRSVREAFTLLLEHGATLDRAALDMPALLAALGRFTQNGAYASAYLCTLDISLYNILLPRGLLPLIGGNSHSAVCRP, encoded by the coding sequence GTGACTCGCGGCCTCCGCAAGCCCCTGCTCGGCTTCGGTGCGTTCGCCGTCGTCGCCGTGCTGGTGACACTGATCATCTGGAATACGCTGTCGCGCAACGTCACCGGGCCCACTACCGGGTACACGGCCACCTTCGGTGACGTGCTCGGGCTGCGCGTGGACGACGACGTGCGGATGGCCGGTGTGCGGGTCGGCAAGGTGACCGCGATCGGACTGGCCCGGGACCCGGTGACCCGCAAGCATGTCGCCCGGGTGCGTTTCGAGGTGCAGCGCAACCAGCGGCTGTACTCCGACACCAAGGCCCTGGTCCGCTACCAGAATCTGATCGGCCAGCGGTATGTGGCGCTGGCGCCGGGCAACCAGCCCGACAGCACGCCGTTGCGCGCCGGGGGAGAGATCCCGCTCGCGCGGACCGAGCCCTCGTTCGACATCTCGGCCCTGCTGGGCGGGTTCCAGCCGATCTTCGAGACCCTGCGGCCCGAGCAGGTGAACGACCTGTCCAACACACTCGTCCTGGCGCTGCAGGGTGATCGAGTGTCCTTGAGCACGTTCATCGTTCAGGCCGCCGCCGTCGCGACGGACTTCCAGCGCCGGGACGCGATCCTCGCCGATGTCATCGCCAACCTCAGCGGCATCATGCAGGGGCTGGCCGCGCGCGGCACCGAACTGGAGACGCTGGTGACGCAGACCCGCGCCCTCATCGGTGGCCTGTACGAACAGGGCCGGTCGCTGCTGTCGTCGACCGAGCAGATCGCCGTCGCGTCGGAAGCGTTGGTGCACACCGTCGATCGAGTACGCCCGACCCTGGACCCGGCCCAGCGCTCGGTTCGCGAGGCCTTCACGCTGCTGCTCGAGCACGGCGCGACATTGGATCGGGCGGCGCTGGACATGCCCGCCCTCCTCGCCGCACTCGGCCGCTTCACCCAGAACGGCGCCTACGCATCGGCCTACCTCTGCACCCTGGACATCTCCCTGTACAACATCCTCCTGCCCCGCGGCCTCCTCCCCTTGATCGGCGGCAATTCCCATTCCGCGGTCTGCCGCCCCTGA
- a CDS encoding MurR/RpiR family transcriptional regulator, whose translation MNDGDDVRTRLLAALPRLTPTARRVAQVIRDDPAGTAQLTVNQLAERAETSTSAVVRLAKTLGYEGYPQLRLALAATGTEDRTPVLATDIDPDDTPPKVLHKLAAFETEGLLATAERADAATMAAVADQLARARRVQLIGIGASGLVAMDMTQKLTRIGRWCGACTSEDDALVQASLLGADDIMIAFSHSGETVGVVEAVRRAARAGAATVAVTAGAGSTLAATAARTILAAGREDGFRSAAMASRMSQLLIVDALYVGVLQRTPAAAQALHRTYDAVADRRIPRRPK comes from the coding sequence ATGAACGACGGTGACGATGTCCGCACCCGCCTGCTGGCGGCCCTCCCCCGGCTCACGCCGACCGCGCGCCGGGTCGCCCAGGTGATCCGCGACGATCCGGCGGGCACGGCGCAGCTGACGGTCAATCAGCTCGCCGAACGCGCCGAAACCAGCACCTCGGCGGTGGTGCGGCTCGCGAAAACCCTTGGCTACGAAGGCTACCCGCAACTGCGGCTGGCCCTCGCGGCCACCGGCACCGAGGACCGCACCCCGGTGCTCGCCACCGACATCGACCCCGACGACACTCCGCCGAAGGTGCTGCACAAGCTGGCCGCCTTCGAGACCGAGGGTCTGCTCGCCACCGCCGAACGCGCCGACGCCGCGACGATGGCCGCGGTCGCCGATCAGCTGGCGCGGGCACGCCGGGTCCAGCTGATCGGTATCGGCGCGTCCGGGCTGGTGGCGATGGACATGACGCAGAAGCTGACCCGCATCGGCCGGTGGTGCGGCGCCTGTACGTCGGAGGACGACGCGCTCGTGCAGGCCAGCCTGCTCGGCGCCGACGACATCATGATCGCGTTCTCGCATTCCGGGGAGACCGTCGGCGTCGTCGAGGCGGTGCGCCGTGCCGCCCGCGCCGGCGCCGCGACCGTCGCGGTGACCGCGGGCGCTGGTTCCACCCTGGCGGCCACCGCCGCCCGCACCATTCTCGCCGCCGGACGCGAGGACGGCTTCCGCTCGGCGGCGATGGCCAGCCGGATGAGCCAGCTGCTCATCGTCGATGCTCTGTATGTCGGTGTGCTGCAACGCACTCCGGCCGCGGCGCAGGCACTGCACCGCACCTACGACGCGGTCGCCGACCGCCGGATCCCCCGGCGGCCGAAGTAG
- a CDS encoding CHAP domain-containing protein has protein sequence MTDHYKVIPEFDVPAYASGRLKGTMTATHAAIQSNVDNLGAGTPWAGPELTDLMYDAKLIDDQNRSITTTNHNDAVTALQTIERQIERDNESVDSSSYGAYTAAGEAYNDIHQAVERLRGLLKDSVALGPSYNEKGEAYWPESVEGPLISACASTMEVVEQRMQQATNDIQRHADHIDRSAPGNPISSAYGGTTAPLTQTWSGTSYVPPADASLVEKIKGFAENELGVVEQGTNHVNRPYNIDDAWCASFATWVWKQSGIDVDWSNKNLVRAVWSDAAGQGLADSNMGAARPGDLVVFGGQNHIGVVVARDGNTITTIEGNSGDAVRQRTYNINSGNFTGVIHPPANDRTPAPV, from the coding sequence ATGACCGATCACTACAAGGTCATCCCGGAATTCGACGTGCCCGCCTACGCGTCCGGCAGGTTGAAGGGCACGATGACCGCCACGCACGCGGCGATCCAGTCCAACGTCGACAATCTGGGCGCGGGTACGCCGTGGGCGGGACCCGAACTGACCGACCTGATGTACGACGCGAAGCTCATCGATGATCAGAACCGGTCGATCACCACCACCAACCACAACGACGCCGTTACCGCGCTGCAAACCATCGAACGGCAGATCGAGCGCGACAACGAGTCCGTCGACAGCTCCTCCTACGGCGCCTACACCGCCGCCGGGGAGGCTTACAACGACATCCACCAGGCGGTGGAACGGCTGCGGGGCCTGTTGAAAGACTCGGTGGCGCTCGGGCCGAGTTACAACGAGAAGGGCGAGGCGTACTGGCCCGAGTCGGTGGAAGGCCCGCTCATCTCCGCCTGCGCCTCCACGATGGAGGTGGTCGAGCAGCGCATGCAACAGGCCACGAACGATATCCAGCGCCACGCCGACCACATCGACCGCTCGGCGCCCGGCAACCCGATCAGCAGCGCCTACGGCGGTACCACCGCGCCGCTGACCCAGACCTGGTCCGGCACCAGTTATGTGCCGCCCGCCGACGCGAGCCTGGTCGAGAAGATCAAGGGCTTCGCCGAGAACGAGCTGGGTGTCGTCGAGCAGGGCACCAACCACGTGAACCGGCCGTACAACATCGACGACGCGTGGTGCGCGTCGTTCGCGACGTGGGTATGGAAGCAGTCCGGTATCGACGTGGACTGGTCCAACAAGAACCTGGTCCGCGCGGTCTGGTCGGATGCGGCGGGCCAGGGTCTCGCCGACAGCAACATGGGTGCGGCACGTCCCGGGGACCTCGTCGTCTTCGGCGGCCAGAACCACATCGGCGTGGTGGTGGCACGCGACGGCAACACCATCACCACCATCGAGGGCAACTCCGGCGACGCCGTGCGGCAGCGCACCTACAACATCAACAGCGGGAACTTCACCGGCGTGATCCATCCGCCGGCGAACGACCGGACGCCCGCGCCGGTATAA
- the murQ gene encoding N-acetylmuramic acid 6-phosphate etherase: protein MDDIGALTTEAPNPRSAGLDSMPPDTLLRTMNAEDSHVASAVSLAIPQLTRVVEQVVTARAHGGRLIYAGAGTSGRLGVLDAAECPPTFGTDPGEVVGIIAGGPRALTQAVEGAEDDRAAAGHDLAAIGLGPADVVVALAASGRTPYAIGALDYARSIGSATVAVSCNRPAELSAHADIAIEIDTGPEVLTGSTRLKAGTAQKMVCNMLSTAVMVYSGKVYGNLMVDMHPSNTKLVDRARRIVAEATGVDPRAAAALLDAAGGHAKTAIVMQLAGVDATRARQMLTATDGFVRRAVRER, encoded by the coding sequence GTGGACGATATCGGAGCACTGACCACGGAGGCGCCCAATCCGCGCAGCGCGGGGCTCGACTCCATGCCGCCCGACACCCTGCTGCGCACCATGAACGCCGAGGACTCGCACGTGGCTTCCGCTGTGTCCCTGGCGATTCCGCAGCTCACGCGCGTGGTCGAACAGGTCGTCACGGCACGCGCGCACGGCGGGCGGCTGATCTACGCCGGTGCGGGCACCAGCGGGCGGCTGGGCGTGCTGGACGCCGCCGAATGCCCGCCCACCTTCGGCACCGATCCCGGTGAGGTCGTGGGGATCATCGCGGGCGGGCCGCGGGCGCTCACCCAGGCGGTGGAGGGCGCCGAGGACGACCGTGCCGCCGCCGGACACGATCTCGCGGCCATCGGGCTGGGCCCGGCAGATGTGGTGGTCGCGCTCGCGGCCAGCGGCCGCACCCCCTACGCGATCGGCGCCCTGGACTACGCGCGGTCGATCGGGTCCGCCACCGTCGCCGTATCCTGCAACCGCCCGGCCGAACTCAGCGCGCACGCCGACATCGCCATCGAAATCGACACCGGCCCCGAGGTACTCACCGGTTCCACCCGGTTGAAGGCGGGCACCGCGCAGAAGATGGTGTGCAACATGCTCTCGACCGCGGTCATGGTCTACTCGGGCAAGGTATACGGCAATCTGATGGTCGACATGCACCCGTCCAACACCAAGCTGGTCGATCGGGCGCGGCGTATCGTCGCCGAGGCCACCGGTGTCGACCCGCGCGCCGCGGCCGCCCTGCTCGACGCGGCGGGCGGGCACGCCAAGACGGCCATCGTCATGCAACTGGCCGGTGTCGACGCCACCCGAGCGCGGCAGATGCTCACGGCCACCGACGGTTTCGTGCGCCGGGCGGTGCGCGAACGCTGA
- a CDS encoding N-acetylglucosamine kinase has product MSTAILAVDLGKTRCRASLRIDGTERARADGPGAPGLATRDGVAAAQRAVRGVLREIDTRAMPFVLSVGAAGAASAPRARTEFARLLAGTPAVTAVAVTSDAVTAHAGALGGDAGVVLSAGTGAVVTAIDPTGRFARIDGWGPLLGDEGSGGWIGAQALRAALRCHDGRGPDTALAVAAAEHYGPLDMLPKLFGDHENPALFAAAFAPAVAAAARTDEVAADIVSTAGRALGRAVLAAIDRSALPAPVPYAATGGLLELGAALWTPVEHMLAGRVEYRTAHGRPIDGAALLGADTTTVLEPLITRIS; this is encoded by the coding sequence ATGAGCACCGCGATCCTCGCCGTCGATCTCGGCAAGACCCGCTGTCGCGCGTCGCTGCGGATCGACGGGACCGAGCGGGCCCGCGCCGACGGCCCCGGCGCCCCGGGACTGGCCACCCGCGACGGCGTGGCGGCCGCACAGCGCGCCGTGCGCGGCGTCCTACGTGAAATAGATACGCGGGCAATGCCTTTCGTGCTGTCGGTCGGCGCGGCCGGAGCGGCATCCGCACCGCGGGCACGCACCGAATTCGCCCGGCTGCTGGCGGGGACACCGGCGGTCACGGCGGTCGCGGTCACCTCCGATGCCGTGACCGCACACGCCGGGGCGCTCGGCGGCGACGCGGGCGTCGTGCTGTCGGCGGGCACCGGCGCAGTGGTGACCGCGATCGACCCGACCGGCCGATTCGCCCGGATCGACGGCTGGGGACCGCTGCTCGGCGACGAGGGCAGCGGCGGCTGGATCGGCGCGCAAGCCCTGCGGGCGGCGCTGCGCTGCCACGACGGACGCGGGCCGGACACCGCCCTGGCCGTCGCGGCCGCCGAACACTACGGCCCGCTCGACATGTTGCCGAAACTGTTCGGCGACCACGAGAATCCGGCCCTGTTCGCCGCGGCCTTCGCCCCCGCGGTCGCGGCGGCCGCCCGGACCGACGAGGTCGCCGCGGACATCGTGAGCACGGCCGGACGCGCCCTGGGACGCGCGGTGCTGGCGGCGATCGATCGCAGCGCACTGCCCGCACCGGTACCGTATGCGGCGACCGGCGGCCTGCTCGAACTCGGCGCGGCGCTGTGGACGCCGGTGGAACACATGCTCGCGGGCAGAGTCGAATACCGAACCGCCCACGGCCGGCCGATCGATGGCGCCGCGCTGCTGGGCGCCGATACCACGACGGTACTGGAACCGTTGATCACCAGGATTTCGTGA
- a CDS encoding fused (3R)-hydroxyacyl-ACP dehydratase subunits HadA/HadB gives MDTLTRTPADQARRLVGHRYRLADHYEVGREKIREFARALQDSHPAHRSELAAAELGFDAVIAPATFATLPWMRVQEEVLRTQLYDYDLGQVLQSDQLLEFARPLVAGDVLTADVYFQSFRQVRDLDLLTTKNVLTDRHGVPVQSGTTTLVARAGGVGSDLAELVDGIIMSGLGTADRKGRYADSTGTLLPISGDAIAVTPLGRRPRTACTAGDLAPGDQLPTRPVRLTRGDLANFAGVTGDANPIHFSDAVAAAAGLPAVVAHGMLTMGLGAGYLTDWLGDPAALTKYGVRFAGTLPVGTEAPSSVEFGGTVKSVDHRQRTATIALTAIGNGRKLFSRATAVVALR, from the coding sequence ATGGACACACTGACCCGCACCCCGGCCGATCAGGCCCGCCGGCTGGTCGGACATCGCTACCGCCTCGCCGACCACTACGAGGTGGGCCGCGAGAAGATTCGCGAATTCGCGCGGGCGCTACAGGACTCGCACCCCGCGCACCGCAGCGAATTGGCCGCGGCGGAACTGGGTTTCGACGCCGTGATCGCCCCGGCGACCTTCGCGACGCTGCCGTGGATGCGGGTGCAGGAGGAGGTCTTGCGCACCCAGCTCTACGACTACGACCTCGGCCAGGTGCTGCAGTCCGATCAGCTGCTCGAGTTCGCCCGGCCGCTGGTGGCCGGTGACGTCCTCACCGCGGACGTGTACTTCCAGTCCTTCCGCCAGGTCCGCGACCTCGACCTGCTCACCACCAAGAACGTCCTCACCGACCGGCACGGCGTGCCGGTGCAGTCCGGAACCACCACCCTGGTGGCCCGCGCTGGCGGTGTCGGCTCCGACCTGGCCGAGCTGGTGGACGGGATCATCATGAGCGGCCTGGGCACCGCCGACCGTAAGGGCCGGTACGCGGACAGCACCGGCACGCTGCTGCCGATCTCCGGCGACGCCATCGCGGTGACGCCGCTCGGCCGGCGACCGCGCACCGCCTGCACCGCGGGCGATCTCGCGCCCGGAGACCAATTGCCCACGCGCCCGGTGCGATTGACACGCGGCGACCTCGCCAACTTCGCGGGCGTGACCGGCGACGCCAATCCGATCCATTTCAGCGACGCCGTCGCCGCGGCCGCGGGACTACCGGCTGTCGTCGCGCACGGCATGCTCACCATGGGGCTGGGCGCCGGATACCTGACCGACTGGCTGGGCGACCCGGCGGCGCTGACGAAGTACGGCGTGCGATTCGCGGGCACGCTGCCCGTCGGCACCGAGGCACCCAGCTCCGTCGAATTCGGCGGCACGGTGAAATCTGTCGATCATCGGCAGCGGACCGCGACGATCGCACTCACCGCGATCGGCAACGGCCGCAAGCTGTTCAGCCGCGCGACCGCGGTGGTCGCGCTGCGCTGA
- a CDS encoding ATP-binding protein: MTAAPGETIGAQAGPATARITRSAALLVGAVGVLLGPAVAREAWQQARYLAPWWTPVAAVVVFGSCLALAVLAFVAPLRVVRGMCGATVFATLTAIVLLPFAIRHPELRDDPFWLLRTVAPGAAAGALVWRPRVAAAALVVVIGGGAVANGLIQGGVRGLTLLLDFSRNFGIAGLLTWGLVTVLRAAGTLDEESARAERDAAQVAAADAKSRERARFSAIIHDDVMSTLLDASRGRDATALGRLARKTLGRFDEFRRIGERGGELDALRTIGMLRATVSAINPGITFRSKRLSGFARLRVPADVCDTIAAALAEAVRNSLRHGGGTGRRVRREVTVTVGTGALRVEMRDDGAGFDTEEVPAHRLGVRRSILARMADLPGGAAFVESAPGQGTTVTLVWVHPSTGAREPATGPETPISAEPERWDLRGLLGLRGRQGALVTVVLLATIASMALSNIRAFPDHRPGILVAYSMIALAAVATLAVDLEPFPRPIAAAVAVAGPVATGIAYHQVAAAQVHEFVWTVYATSVVLCFLAVRGRSGYAMLGIVATTLVAVFDIGLGSQGISLSMTPLIIVVTGILIAAIARSTLRALRRLADESAAGAAARATLRAQGEERARQLERLDERARPMLERIAAGAGLTDAERYESRLLEAELRDGLRAPALTTASLAAATRGARGRGVEVLLLDDGGLADAPETLVATIVAEVTQQLDKANSGTVTVRILPPGRHVLATILVDAPPELRRIEIDHDGSTRTLIDHG; the protein is encoded by the coding sequence GTGACCGCTGCCCCGGGCGAAACCATCGGTGCGCAGGCGGGTCCGGCGACGGCGCGGATCACCCGCTCGGCGGCGCTGCTGGTCGGGGCGGTCGGGGTACTGCTCGGGCCGGCGGTGGCGCGCGAGGCCTGGCAGCAGGCGCGGTACCTGGCGCCGTGGTGGACGCCGGTGGCCGCCGTGGTCGTGTTCGGCAGTTGCCTGGCATTGGCCGTGCTGGCGTTCGTCGCGCCGCTGCGGGTGGTCCGGGGCATGTGCGGCGCGACGGTTTTCGCGACGCTGACGGCGATCGTCTTGCTGCCGTTCGCGATTCGCCATCCCGAACTGCGCGACGATCCGTTCTGGCTGCTGCGCACCGTGGCGCCGGGCGCGGCGGCGGGCGCGCTGGTGTGGCGGCCGCGGGTAGCTGCCGCGGCGCTGGTGGTGGTGATCGGCGGCGGCGCGGTGGCCAACGGCTTGATTCAGGGTGGGGTGCGGGGGCTGACCCTGCTGCTGGACTTCAGCCGGAACTTCGGCATCGCGGGCCTGCTCACCTGGGGGCTGGTCACGGTGCTGCGGGCCGCGGGCACCCTCGACGAGGAGTCCGCGCGCGCCGAGCGCGACGCCGCCCAGGTGGCGGCCGCCGACGCGAAAAGCCGTGAGCGCGCGCGATTCTCGGCGATCATCCACGACGACGTGATGTCGACGCTGCTGGACGCCTCGCGTGGGCGCGACGCCACCGCGCTGGGCCGGCTGGCCCGCAAGACACTGGGCCGGTTCGACGAGTTCCGGCGGATCGGTGAGCGCGGCGGGGAACTGGACGCGCTGCGCACGATCGGGATGCTGCGGGCGACGGTGTCGGCGATCAACCCGGGCATCACCTTCCGATCGAAGCGGCTCAGCGGGTTCGCGCGGCTGCGGGTGCCCGCCGACGTCTGCGACACCATCGCGGCGGCGCTGGCGGAGGCGGTGCGCAACAGCCTGCGGCACGGCGGCGGCACCGGGCGGCGGGTGCGCCGCGAGGTCACCGTGACGGTGGGCACCGGCGCGCTGCGGGTCGAAATGCGCGACGACGGTGCGGGTTTCGATACCGAGGAGGTACCGGCGCACCGGCTCGGCGTGCGGCGCAGCATTCTCGCGCGGATGGCCGATCTGCCCGGCGGCGCGGCCTTCGTGGAGTCCGCGCCGGGCCAGGGGACGACGGTCACCCTGGTGTGGGTACACCCCAGCACCGGCGCCCGCGAGCCGGCGACCGGGCCGGAGACGCCGATCTCCGCCGAGCCCGAGCGCTGGGACCTGCGCGGTCTGCTCGGCCTGCGCGGGCGGCAGGGCGCGCTGGTGACGGTGGTGCTGCTCGCGACGATCGCGTCGATGGCGCTGTCGAACATCCGTGCCTTCCCCGACCATCGACCGGGAATCCTGGTGGCGTACAGCATGATCGCGCTCGCCGCGGTGGCGACGTTGGCCGTCGACCTCGAGCCGTTCCCCCGGCCGATCGCGGCGGCGGTGGCCGTGGCCGGGCCGGTCGCGACCGGTATCGCCTACCACCAGGTGGCGGCGGCGCAGGTGCACGAGTTCGTCTGGACCGTCTACGCCACCTCCGTGGTGCTGTGCTTCCTGGCGGTTCGCGGGCGCAGCGGTTACGCGATGCTCGGCATCGTCGCGACGACGCTGGTGGCGGTGTTCGACATCGGGCTCGGCAGCCAGGGCATCTCGCTGTCGATGACGCCGCTCATCATCGTCGTGACCGGAATCCTGATCGCCGCGATCGCCCGCTCCACCCTGCGCGCGCTGCGCCGCCTGGCCGACGAGTCCGCCGCGGGGGCCGCGGCCCGCGCCACGCTGCGCGCACAGGGCGAGGAACGCGCCCGCCAACTCGAGCGACTGGACGAACGCGCGCGCCCGATGCTGGAGCGGATCGCCGCCGGCGCGGGCCTCACCGACGCCGAACGCTACGAATCCCGACTGCTGGAAGCGGAATTGCGCGACGGCCTGCGCGCGCCCGCGCTCACCACCGCGAGCCTGGCCGCCGCCACGCGCGGCGCGCGCGGGCGCGGCGTCGAAGTCCTGCTGCTGGACGATGGCGGTCTCGCCGACGCACCGGAAACCCTGGTCGCCACCATCGTCGCCGAGGTGACCCAGCAGTTGGACAAGGCCAACTCCGGCACCGTCACCGTCCGCATCCTCCCGCCCGGCCGCCATGTCCTGGCCACCATCCTGGTCGACGCCCCGCCCGAACTCCGCCGCATCGAAATCGACCACGACGGCAGCACCCGCACCCTCATCGACCACGGCTAG
- a CDS encoding sodium:solute symporter has translation MHALNVGVIVVYLVVVAWIGLRLSGRQRSTAEYFVGAGRMPWWTVCFSVVATETSVLTVISIPGGAYTDQGFGNVELAFGYIIGRTVVALALIPLYKRGGFVSAYEYLRQRFGRYLQGVAAVTFVITRLLAEGVRLFASAIPIKLLLSEFGVTLGYDVIIVTLTLLTVVYTHLGGIRAVIWTDVLQLGLYLLGALIAIGVLTGHVGAAGWSDALRHGKFRLFDTDFGLAHILTSSFALPTAIIGGALFTMASHGSDQLIVQRILATRSIRDSRRAMIASGVFVAVQFAAFSLVGALLWAYNGGRSPAQLGLSSADGLYPDFMLHGLPVVISGLLVAGILGAAMGSLSAALNSMANSTVADIVRGFARRPVSDAAMLRLGRGMTLVWAVLMALFAMGFSTTTGNVYLTALAIAGYTYGALLGAFLLGRLVRRANQFDAIVAFLATVIVMAFVVRVVAIEVTVAGTVTERGIAAQWLVPLGVAVTLVVGGVSSRFHPAPEPAPPPESVRAVV, from the coding sequence ATGCACGCACTGAATGTCGGTGTCATCGTCGTGTACCTGGTAGTCGTCGCCTGGATCGGCCTGCGATTGTCCGGAAGGCAACGGTCCACCGCCGAGTATTTCGTCGGCGCGGGCCGAATGCCCTGGTGGACCGTGTGTTTCTCGGTCGTCGCCACCGAAACCAGTGTGCTGACGGTCATTTCGATTCCGGGTGGAGCCTACACCGATCAGGGTTTCGGCAATGTCGAACTGGCCTTCGGATACATCATCGGCCGCACCGTGGTGGCCCTCGCCCTGATTCCGCTGTACAAGCGCGGCGGATTCGTCAGCGCCTACGAGTATCTGCGGCAGCGGTTCGGCCGGTACCTGCAGGGTGTCGCCGCGGTGACCTTCGTGATCACCCGGCTGCTCGCCGAGGGGGTGCGGCTGTTCGCCTCCGCGATACCGATCAAGCTGCTGCTGAGCGAGTTCGGCGTAACCCTCGGCTACGACGTGATCATCGTGACGCTCACGCTGCTGACCGTCGTCTACACCCATCTCGGCGGGATTCGGGCCGTGATCTGGACCGACGTGCTGCAGCTGGGCCTGTACCTGCTCGGTGCGCTGATCGCGATCGGCGTACTGACCGGGCACGTCGGCGCCGCCGGTTGGTCGGATGCGTTGCGGCACGGCAAGTTCCGCCTCTTCGACACCGACTTCGGCCTGGCCCACATCCTCACGAGCAGCTTCGCGCTGCCGACCGCGATCATCGGCGGAGCGCTGTTCACGATGGCCTCGCACGGCTCGGATCAGCTGATCGTGCAACGCATTCTCGCCACCCGGTCGATCCGCGACAGCCGACGGGCCATGATCGCCTCGGGCGTGTTCGTCGCGGTGCAGTTCGCCGCCTTCTCACTCGTCGGCGCGCTGCTGTGGGCCTACAACGGCGGCAGGTCTCCCGCCCAGCTGGGACTGTCCAGCGCCGACGGGCTGTATCCGGACTTCATGCTGCACGGCCTGCCGGTGGTGATCTCCGGGCTGCTGGTCGCCGGAATCCTCGGCGCCGCCATGGGTTCGCTGTCCGCGGCATTGAATTCGATGGCCAATTCCACCGTCGCCGACATCGTGCGCGGCTTCGCCCGCCGCCCGGTGTCCGACGCGGCGATGCTGCGCCTGGGCCGGGGCATGACGCTGGTGTGGGCGGTGCTGATGGCTCTGTTCGCCATGGGATTCAGCACCACCACCGGCAACGTGTACCTGACCGCGCTGGCGATCGCGGGGTACACCTACGGCGCGCTGCTCGGCGCCTTCCTGCTCGGCAGGCTGGTGCGGCGCGCCAATCAGTTCGACGCGATCGTGGCCTTCCTCGCCACGGTGATCGTGATGGCGTTCGTGGTCCGGGTCGTCGCGATCGAGGTCACCGTGGCGGGCACGGTGACCGAGAGGGGAATCGCCGCGCAGTGGCTGGTGCCGCTCGGCGTCGCGGTCACCCTGGTCGTCGGCGGGGTCAGCAGCCGGTTCCATCCGGCGCCCGAGCCCGCTCCGCCACCCGAATCGGTGCGGGCGGTGGTCTAG